From a single Herbiconiux sp. SALV-R1 genomic region:
- a CDS encoding MoxR family ATPase, translating to MTMTPEQATWFAGTFDKLVQNVGIAVLGKEQVVRLTLMAMITEGHVLLEDAPGTGKTSLAKAIAATVQGSHQRIQFTPDLLPSDVTGVTIYDQETHKFDFHKGPIFASIVLADEINRASPKTQSALLEVMEESRVSVDGVTHEVGRPFLVIATQNPIEQAGTYRLPEAQLDRFLIKTSIGYPDLASAEQILAGSSDRNPSARLSPVITTSAVADMADLAATVHVDPAILRYTAQLAEETRLAPESRLGVSVRGAMALVRAAKVWAATQGRHYVLPDDIRELAGPVWTHRFVLDAEAEFQGATAADVLARVLADVAAPQSRQPAA from the coding sequence ATGACGATGACCCCCGAGCAGGCGACCTGGTTCGCCGGCACCTTCGACAAGCTGGTGCAGAACGTCGGCATCGCCGTGCTCGGCAAGGAGCAGGTGGTGCGGCTCACGCTCATGGCCATGATCACCGAGGGGCACGTGCTGCTCGAAGACGCCCCGGGCACCGGCAAGACCAGCCTGGCGAAGGCCATCGCGGCGACGGTGCAGGGGTCGCACCAGCGCATCCAGTTCACACCCGACCTGCTGCCCTCCGACGTCACCGGTGTCACCATCTACGACCAGGAGACGCACAAGTTCGACTTCCACAAGGGGCCGATCTTCGCGTCGATCGTGCTCGCCGACGAGATCAACCGCGCCTCGCCGAAGACCCAGTCGGCGCTGCTCGAGGTGATGGAGGAGTCGCGGGTGTCGGTCGACGGCGTGACCCACGAGGTGGGCCGCCCGTTCCTCGTGATCGCCACACAGAACCCCATCGAGCAGGCCGGAACGTACCGCCTGCCCGAGGCGCAGCTCGACCGCTTCCTCATCAAGACCTCGATCGGCTACCCCGACCTGGCCTCGGCCGAGCAGATCCTCGCCGGCTCCTCCGACCGCAACCCCTCCGCCCGGCTGTCGCCGGTCATCACCACCTCGGCCGTCGCCGACATGGCCGATCTCGCCGCCACGGTGCACGTCGACCCCGCCATCCTGCGCTACACCGCGCAGCTAGCCGAGGAGACCCGGCTCGCCCCCGAGTCGCGGCTCGGGGTCTCGGTGCGCGGCGCCATGGCGCTCGTCCGTGCCGCGAAGGTGTGGGCCGCGACGCAGGGGCGCCACTACGTGCTGCCCGACGACATCCGGGAGCTCGCCGGGCCGGTGTGGACGCACCGCTTCGTGCTCGACGCCGAGGCCGAGTTCCAGGGCGCCACCGCCGCCGACGTGCTCGCCCGGGTGCTCGCCGACGTCGCGGCGCCCCAGTCGAGGCAACCGGCTGCATGA
- a CDS encoding Ig-like domain-containing protein — MRLFDAIRRHKATSASVATVAALSIAITTMAFMYEGVETADVDLNDGGVWVTKPTGLLLGHLNHPAQVIDGGLRTSSTDFDVLQNGDTVFLLDSAGATLTPVNPMTVALESPVNLPPEASITLGGDTVTLLDRETGALWGVDSSQAGSFTPDPEKPMYELGSGSAAVADSAGTIHALSTGQNKLYTIERTDQGVFPEEPTASADFPDVDQGAQLTLTTVGDRAAVFDAASGTVYLPGGGQVEVPDAAGGVVQSSGPASDDLLISTETSLIRQPLSGGEATVVPVANNKPGEPAAPVFLNGCAYAAWAGSGNYLRDCAGDADDKQQEIDGLAANAELRFRVNRDVVVLNDVSTGVVYLVNQDMKKVDNWDDIAPPPEESDSDEEEDSTEEELQVLLPDRSEENTPPTAVDDDFGVRAGRTVILPVLDNDTDPDGDVLTASLQGSQPSIGEVQQILNGAALQVVVAPDAEGSSRFTYQVEDGRGGTDTATVSLTVRPEGQNTPPKQNRVSDVLTELGATTKHNILPDFIDPDGDDLYVVSASSGTSDQVQFRPDGEVTFTSIDPNTGPKDVTVVVSDGRSVTEGTIRFIVRDTGTLAPVTTPDYVVATENERITVAPLDNDLSPSGAPLRLAKVNETAGLTITPDYTTGTFDVVGAAQGTFYVQYLVADGPKTAEGLVRVTVVPPSDSEAPPTAVRDIAMLPTGRNTLVNVLANDSDPNGGILAVQSVQVPADAPISVEVLEHQILRVTDRGLVTPITITYTVSNGVATAQGQVFIAPIAAPERLQPPVATDDTVTVRVNDVATIPVLANDYHPDGDTIHLSETLIEPLVAPADGQIFVSEDVVRFRAGPEPKTVYATYEVVDSQGQKDAGYITIRIVGDNETNSPPRPQDVTVRALQGTSVRIPIPLNGIDPDGDSVELIGQSSAPAKGRITEVGESWLVYEAYPSSVGTDTFTYAVQDRLGGLATATIQVGIIPASDSNQPPYALKDTVQARPGRTLAVDVMANDSDPDGDPIAIRENGLEVPDGVTASIEGGRVMVTAPQEPGDYTLQYTIVDRWGAPAIGTLLLSVSDDAPLQAPIARDDTVPVSDVLDRPYVDIDVRENDDDPDGTIDELAVSTDDPTASVLANQNLRIELLPTSQIVRYTITDQDGLQASAFVNVPGLDTLPPVLRPGIEPIVVNDGETVDIDLADYVLVAEGKSVRITEAEKVRAANSNGDSLVADEDTLRYTPRPRYDGPDAISFEVTDGTGPDDPAGKKATLVIPLQVISDINTPPSFTNSSIDVAAGDGEATLDLRTLAQDPDEGDLEKLTFALSGDAGQGVNASLDGSVLRVTAAVDAPRASSPLTVEVSDGENTVTGSMTVNVLSTTKAPPSATDDVVPQANQGQTVSVPVLANDFNPFPETPLEIVQVAVETGSGNAAAAGSSVDVTPAADFVGTMVVRYRIADATGDPERQADGRIRITVQGRPDAPATPTVTSIQDRTVVLSWNPPINNGAEITGYTVTSPQGYTKACASTTCTLDGLTNDVEYTFTVTATNSVGTSDPSPQSAVARPDARPDQPQAPTLVFGDESLQVSWVTPPTPGSAVQSFNLEISPAPARGAATRYGVTGNTLTWEGLENGTAYQVRVQAVNRAPEPSEFSSFSAEEIPARAPDAPAAPSTTRLDPVGSRAQMQVSWEPPKANGDAIKSYTLSVLRGGSVVQTIPSGTSTQQTVPLDVSTTDYTFQVTATNKAGESDPSAQSAPRRAFTAPGQVGQPTITAEGDGSVTFSQPGDAAGNGASPGELVYQYSLNGGGWTNIPGNASSYTVGGLSNGTSYTVQVRAVTPLDGQNYEGQPSASSNAGVPFGPLQAPGVSATGNAKSVTLSWSAPPGNGRAVTGVEVYIDGNLYSRDGSGSATVGDAYSEAHSIRVVATDAAGQTSENSASAQSGDAPPKRAYVSAWQSCDGEGLVNGPPCVRMQLSVENFLGQATVTCTWDGTPVRSTVVTVDGNGNGSRQTQWYTQDTGNYSLENQASRMQCDGVQVQARR, encoded by the coding sequence GTGAGGCTGTTCGACGCCATCCGACGACACAAGGCAACGAGTGCCTCCGTCGCGACCGTCGCCGCGCTCTCGATCGCCATCACGACCATGGCGTTCATGTACGAAGGCGTGGAGACCGCCGACGTCGACCTCAACGACGGCGGCGTGTGGGTGACGAAGCCCACCGGCCTCCTGCTCGGACACCTCAACCACCCCGCCCAGGTCATCGACGGCGGCCTCCGCACCTCGTCCACCGACTTCGACGTGCTGCAGAACGGCGACACCGTCTTCCTGCTCGACTCCGCCGGCGCCACCCTCACCCCCGTGAACCCGATGACCGTGGCGCTCGAGTCGCCCGTGAACCTTCCCCCCGAGGCCTCCATCACCCTGGGCGGCGACACCGTCACCCTGCTCGACCGCGAGACCGGTGCCCTCTGGGGCGTCGACTCGAGCCAGGCCGGCTCCTTCACCCCCGATCCCGAGAAGCCGATGTACGAGCTCGGCTCGGGCTCCGCCGCCGTCGCCGACAGCGCCGGCACCATCCACGCCCTCTCCACCGGCCAGAACAAGCTGTACACGATCGAGCGCACCGACCAGGGCGTCTTCCCCGAGGAGCCCACCGCCTCGGCCGACTTCCCCGACGTCGACCAGGGCGCCCAGCTCACCCTCACCACCGTGGGCGACCGGGCGGCCGTCTTCGACGCCGCGAGCGGCACCGTCTACCTCCCGGGCGGCGGTCAGGTCGAGGTTCCCGATGCCGCGGGCGGCGTCGTGCAGAGCTCCGGCCCCGCCTCCGACGACCTGCTCATCTCGACCGAGACCTCCCTCATCCGCCAGCCGCTCTCGGGCGGCGAGGCGACCGTCGTGCCCGTCGCCAACAACAAGCCGGGCGAGCCCGCGGCCCCGGTCTTCCTCAACGGATGCGCCTACGCGGCCTGGGCGGGGTCGGGCAACTACCTGCGCGACTGCGCCGGCGACGCCGACGACAAGCAGCAGGAGATCGACGGCCTCGCCGCGAACGCCGAGCTGCGGTTCCGCGTGAACCGCGACGTCGTCGTACTGAACGACGTCTCCACCGGCGTCGTGTACCTGGTGAACCAGGACATGAAGAAGGTCGACAACTGGGACGACATCGCCCCGCCCCCCGAGGAGAGCGACTCCGACGAGGAGGAGGACAGCACCGAGGAGGAGCTCCAGGTGCTCCTCCCCGACCGCTCTGAGGAGAACACGCCGCCCACCGCCGTCGACGACGACTTCGGTGTGCGCGCCGGCCGCACCGTCATCCTCCCCGTGCTCGACAACGACACCGACCCCGACGGCGACGTGCTCACCGCGTCGCTCCAGGGCTCGCAGCCCTCGATCGGCGAGGTGCAGCAGATCTTGAACGGCGCCGCGCTGCAGGTCGTCGTCGCTCCGGATGCGGAGGGCAGCTCCCGCTTCACCTACCAGGTCGAAGACGGCCGGGGCGGCACCGACACCGCCACCGTCTCGCTCACCGTGCGACCCGAGGGGCAGAACACCCCGCCGAAGCAGAACCGCGTCTCCGACGTGCTCACCGAGCTCGGCGCGACGACGAAGCACAACATCCTCCCCGACTTCATCGACCCCGACGGCGACGACCTCTATGTCGTGAGCGCGTCGTCGGGCACCAGCGACCAGGTGCAGTTCCGCCCCGACGGCGAGGTCACCTTCACCAGCATCGACCCGAACACCGGGCCGAAAGACGTGACCGTCGTGGTCTCCGACGGCCGCAGCGTGACCGAGGGCACCATCCGCTTCATCGTGCGCGACACCGGCACGCTCGCCCCCGTCACCACCCCCGACTACGTCGTCGCCACCGAGAACGAGCGCATCACCGTCGCCCCGCTCGACAACGACCTCAGCCCCTCGGGCGCTCCGCTGCGCCTGGCGAAGGTGAACGAGACCGCGGGCCTCACCATCACCCCCGACTACACCACGGGCACCTTCGACGTGGTGGGTGCCGCTCAGGGCACCTTCTACGTGCAGTACCTCGTGGCCGACGGCCCGAAGACGGCGGAGGGTCTCGTGCGCGTGACGGTCGTTCCGCCGAGCGACTCCGAGGCGCCGCCGACCGCGGTGCGCGACATCGCGATGCTGCCCACCGGCCGCAACACCCTGGTGAACGTGCTGGCGAACGACTCCGACCCGAACGGCGGCATCCTCGCCGTGCAGTCGGTGCAGGTGCCGGCCGACGCGCCCATCTCGGTGGAGGTGCTCGAGCACCAGATCCTCCGCGTCACCGACCGCGGGCTCGTCACCCCCATCACCATCACGTACACGGTGTCGAACGGCGTGGCCACGGCGCAGGGACAGGTGTTCATCGCCCCCATCGCCGCTCCCGAACGGCTGCAGCCCCCCGTGGCCACCGACGACACGGTCACCGTGCGGGTGAACGACGTCGCCACCATCCCGGTGCTCGCCAACGACTACCACCCCGACGGCGACACCATCCACCTCTCCGAGACGCTCATCGAGCCGCTGGTCGCCCCGGCCGACGGGCAGATCTTCGTCTCCGAAGACGTGGTGCGCTTCCGCGCCGGCCCCGAGCCGAAGACCGTCTACGCCACCTACGAGGTCGTCGACTCGCAGGGCCAGAAGGATGCGGGCTACATCACCATCCGCATCGTCGGCGACAACGAGACCAACTCGCCGCCCCGCCCGCAAGACGTCACCGTGCGCGCCCTCCAGGGCACCAGCGTGCGCATCCCGATCCCGCTGAACGGCATCGACCCCGACGGCGACTCGGTCGAGCTGATCGGGCAGAGCTCGGCGCCCGCGAAGGGCCGCATCACCGAGGTCGGCGAGAGCTGGCTGGTGTACGAGGCCTACCCGAGCTCGGTCGGCACCGACACCTTCACCTACGCCGTGCAAGACCGGCTGGGCGGGCTGGCGACCGCGACCATCCAGGTCGGCATCATCCCGGCGAGCGACTCGAACCAGCCGCCGTACGCCCTGAAGGACACGGTGCAGGCGCGGCCCGGCCGCACCCTCGCCGTCGACGTGATGGCGAACGACTCCGACCCCGACGGCGACCCGATCGCCATCCGCGAGAACGGCCTCGAGGTTCCCGACGGCGTCACCGCCTCGATCGAGGGCGGCCGCGTGATGGTCACGGCACCGCAGGAGCCGGGCGACTACACGCTGCAGTACACCATCGTCGACCGCTGGGGCGCCCCGGCGATCGGCACCCTGCTGCTCTCCGTGAGCGACGACGCGCCGCTGCAGGCGCCGATCGCCCGTGACGACACGGTACCCGTCTCCGATGTGCTCGACCGCCCCTACGTCGACATCGACGTGCGCGAGAACGACGACGACCCCGACGGCACCATCGACGAGCTCGCGGTGTCGACCGACGACCCCACCGCATCCGTGCTGGCGAACCAGAACCTGCGCATCGAGCTGCTGCCGACGAGTCAGATCGTGCGGTACACGATCACCGACCAGGACGGCCTGCAGGCCTCGGCCTTCGTGAACGTGCCCGGCCTCGACACCCTGCCCCCGGTGCTGCGCCCCGGCATCGAGCCGATCGTCGTGAACGACGGCGAGACCGTCGACATCGACCTCGCCGACTACGTGCTGGTGGCAGAGGGCAAGAGCGTGCGCATCACCGAGGCCGAGAAGGTGCGCGCCGCGAACTCGAACGGCGACAGCCTCGTCGCCGACGAGGACACGCTGCGCTACACGCCGCGCCCGCGCTACGACGGCCCGGATGCGATCAGCTTCGAGGTCACCGACGGCACCGGCCCCGACGACCCGGCGGGCAAGAAGGCGACCCTCGTCATCCCGCTGCAGGTCATCTCCGACATCAACACCCCGCCGAGCTTCACCAACTCGTCGATCGACGTGGCGGCCGGAGACGGTGAGGCGACCCTCGACCTGCGCACGCTCGCGCAAGACCCCGACGAGGGCGACCTGGAGAAGCTCACCTTCGCCCTCTCGGGCGACGCCGGCCAGGGCGTGAACGCCTCGCTCGACGGCTCGGTGCTGCGGGTGACCGCCGCGGTCGACGCCCCGCGTGCCTCTTCCCCTCTCACGGTCGAGGTCTCCGACGGCGAGAACACGGTGACCGGCTCGATGACGGTGAACGTGCTGTCGACCACGAAGGCGCCGCCCTCGGCGACCGACGACGTGGTGCCGCAGGCCAACCAGGGTCAGACCGTCTCGGTGCCGGTGCTGGCGAACGACTTCAACCCCTTCCCCGAGACCCCGCTCGAGATCGTGCAGGTCGCGGTGGAGACCGGTTCGGGCAACGCCGCCGCCGCGGGCTCCTCGGTCGACGTCACCCCCGCCGCCGACTTCGTGGGAACGATGGTGGTGCGCTACCGCATCGCCGACGCCACCGGCGACCCGGAGCGGCAGGCCGACGGGCGCATCCGCATCACCGTGCAGGGCCGGCCCGACGCGCCGGCCACGCCGACGGTGACGAGCATCCAGGACCGCACCGTGGTGCTGTCGTGGAACCCGCCCATCAACAACGGCGCCGAGATCACCGGGTACACGGTGACGAGCCCGCAGGGGTACACGAAGGCCTGCGCGTCGACGACCTGCACGCTCGACGGGCTGACCAACGACGTCGAATACACCTTCACCGTCACCGCGACGAACTCGGTCGGCACCTCCGACCCGTCGCCGCAGTCGGCGGTGGCCCGGCCCGACGCCCGCCCCGATCAGCCGCAGGCCCCCACGCTCGTCTTCGGCGACGAGAGCCTCCAGGTGAGCTGGGTCACCCCGCCCACCCCGGGCTCGGCGGTGCAGTCGTTCAACCTCGAGATCTCGCCCGCTCCGGCGCGTGGTGCGGCGACCCGCTACGGCGTCACCGGCAACACGCTCACCTGGGAGGGCCTCGAGAACGGCACCGCCTACCAGGTGCGGGTGCAGGCCGTGAACCGGGCGCCCGAGCCGAGCGAGTTCAGCTCGTTCTCGGCCGAGGAGATCCCGGCACGGGCTCCGGATGCTCCTGCCGCACCCTCGACCACCCGCCTCGACCCCGTCGGCAGCCGGGCCCAGATGCAGGTGAGCTGGGAGCCGCCGAAGGCCAACGGCGACGCGATCAAGTCGTACACGCTGAGCGTTCTGCGCGGCGGCAGCGTCGTGCAGACCATCCCGTCCGGCACCTCGACGCAGCAGACCGTGCCGCTCGACGTGTCGACCACCGACTACACCTTCCAGGTGACCGCGACGAACAAGGCGGGCGAGAGCGACCCTTCGGCGCAGTCGGCCCCGCGTCGCGCCTTCACGGCTCCCGGCCAGGTGGGCCAGCCCACCATCACGGCGGAGGGCGACGGCAGCGTCACCTTCAGCCAGCCGGGCGATGCGGCCGGCAACGGCGCCTCGCCGGGCGAGCTGGTGTACCAGTACAGCCTGAACGGCGGCGGCTGGACGAACATCCCGGGCAACGCCTCGAGCTACACCGTCGGCGGACTCTCGAACGGCACCTCGTACACCGTGCAGGTGCGGGCGGTCACGCCGCTCGACGGCCAGAACTACGAGGGCCAGCCGAGCGCATCCTCCAACGCCGGTGTGCCCTTCGGGCCGCTGCAGGCGCCGGGCGTCTCAGCGACGGGGAACGCCAAGTCGGTGACGCTCTCGTGGAGCGCCCCTCCCGGCAACGGTCGCGCGGTCACGGGCGTCGAGGTCTACATCGACGGCAACCTGTACTCCCGCGACGGCAGCGGATCGGCGACCGTGGGTGACGCCTACAGCGAGGCCCACAGCATCCGGGTCGTGGCGACCGACGCCGCGGGGCAGACCTCCGAGAACTCGGCATCGGCGCAGAGCGGCGACGCGCCGCCGAAGCGCGCCTACGTCTCGGCCTGGCAGTCGTGCGACGGCGAGGGTCTCGTGAACGGCCCGCCCTGCGTGCGCATGCAGCTGAGCGTCGAGAACTTCCTCGGCCAGGCCACCGTCACCTGCACCTGGGATGGCACCCCGGTGCGCTCCACGGTGGTCACGGTCGACGGCAACGGCAACGGTTCGCGCCAGACCCAGTGGTACACACAGGACACCGGGAACTACTCGCTCGAGAACCAGGCGTCGCGCATGCAATGCGACGGCGTGCAGGTGCAGGCCAGGCGATGA
- a CDS encoding D-alanyl-D-alanine carboxypeptidase family protein gives MSTGRAQESVPGGGRRGSREQQRAARRKRSTRQALLAGGATLLVGAIVTVSALVAGGVIRFGASAATPDAGPTTAIPAPTFSEAPTPSSSETAAATPEPAPASASPAPAAPPAFDRSANSLDDPLSPWVVVNKQRPLADGAGYVPPDLVQLAPDIPNPNGHLLRADAAAALEQMFAAAQAEIGVQLVAQSGYRSYDSQVAAYDYYVNQLGTEGADLTSARPGYSEHQTGMAMDILGRDSGCTLDDGPCFASAGSGQWLAANAYRFGWILRYPDGGTPITGYEFEPWHYRWVGVPLATEMHTTGITTLEEFFGLPPAPGY, from the coding sequence GTGTCGACGGGGAGAGCGCAGGAGTCCGTGCCGGGCGGTGGGCGCCGCGGGTCGCGGGAGCAGCAGCGCGCCGCGAGGCGCAAGCGCAGCACGCGGCAGGCACTGCTGGCCGGCGGGGCCACGCTGCTCGTGGGGGCCATCGTCACCGTGAGCGCGCTCGTGGCCGGGGGAGTCATCCGGTTCGGTGCTTCCGCGGCGACTCCCGATGCCGGGCCCACCACCGCCATCCCCGCGCCCACGTTCAGTGAGGCGCCCACGCCCTCCTCTTCTGAGACGGCTGCTGCCACGCCCGAGCCGGCCCCCGCATCCGCGTCGCCCGCCCCGGCAGCCCCGCCCGCTTTCGACCGCTCGGCCAACTCGCTCGACGATCCGCTGAGCCCCTGGGTCGTGGTCAACAAGCAGCGGCCGCTCGCTGACGGTGCGGGCTACGTGCCGCCCGACCTGGTGCAGCTGGCGCCCGACATCCCGAACCCCAACGGGCACCTGCTGCGGGCCGACGCCGCGGCGGCGCTCGAGCAGATGTTCGCCGCGGCGCAGGCCGAGATCGGGGTGCAGCTGGTGGCGCAGAGCGGGTACCGCTCCTACGACTCGCAGGTCGCGGCCTACGACTACTACGTGAACCAGCTCGGCACGGAGGGTGCCGACCTCACCAGTGCGCGCCCGGGGTACAGCGAGCACCAGACCGGGATGGCCATGGACATCCTCGGCCGCGACTCGGGCTGCACCCTCGACGACGGGCCCTGCTTCGCGAGCGCCGGCTCGGGCCAGTGGCTCGCAGCCAACGCCTACCGTTTCGGCTGGATCCTCCGCTACCCCGACGGCGGAACTCCCATCACCGGCTACGAGTTCGAGCCCTGGCACTACCGCTGGGTCGGCGTCCCCCTCGCCACCGAGATGCACACTACCGGCATCACCACCCTCGAAGAGTTCTTCGGCCTGCCTCCGGCCCCGGGCTACTGA
- a CDS encoding Fic family protein has protein sequence MLDDATSELTRFDAEVGLVAAPFSAILLRTESASSSEVENITSSAKQLALAEIGESGSGNARLVVGNVRAMTAAIDLADRLDVDSVIRMHEALLEHHAPDIVGRWRDQQVWIGGGGLSPHRAAFVPPHAERVPELMGDLMSFSQRTDLPVLAQVAIAHAQFETIHPFPDGNGRTGRALVQGMLRAGRVTRTVTVPVSAGLLSDLPAYFGALTAYRDGDLMPLFEVFSEASFAAVRNGRRLVAELQDVRARWESVIAARVDSSVYRLMSDLLRRPVTTTRIAAAELGVSIVTAQNGIDRLVEAGVLEQAGGGQRYRRWAAPEVLQALDAFAARAARGTGRVAPSA, from the coding sequence TTGCTCGACGACGCAACCAGCGAACTCACCCGCTTCGACGCCGAGGTGGGTCTAGTGGCGGCACCCTTCTCCGCCATCCTGTTGCGCACCGAGAGTGCGTCGAGCTCGGAGGTGGAGAACATCACCTCGAGCGCCAAGCAGCTCGCGCTCGCCGAAATCGGGGAGTCGGGCTCGGGCAACGCGCGACTCGTCGTGGGGAACGTGCGAGCGATGACCGCCGCGATCGACCTGGCCGACCGCCTCGACGTCGACTCGGTGATCAGGATGCACGAGGCCCTCCTGGAGCATCATGCGCCCGACATCGTGGGCCGGTGGCGTGACCAGCAGGTCTGGATCGGTGGGGGCGGCCTCTCTCCACATCGGGCCGCGTTCGTGCCGCCGCACGCCGAGCGGGTACCCGAGTTGATGGGCGACCTCATGTCGTTCAGCCAGCGCACCGACCTCCCGGTGCTCGCCCAGGTGGCGATCGCCCACGCGCAGTTCGAGACCATCCACCCGTTCCCTGATGGGAACGGGCGCACGGGGCGTGCCCTCGTGCAGGGCATGCTGCGTGCCGGTCGTGTGACCCGCACCGTCACCGTGCCCGTCTCGGCGGGGCTGCTGAGCGATCTGCCTGCCTACTTCGGAGCCCTGACCGCCTACCGCGACGGCGATCTGATGCCCCTGTTCGAGGTCTTCTCCGAAGCATCCTTCGCCGCCGTGCGGAACGGGCGCCGGCTCGTCGCAGAACTGCAGGATGTTCGGGCGCGCTGGGAGTCAGTGATCGCGGCCAGGGTGGATTCGTCGGTGTACCGGCTCATGTCCGACCTGCTGAGACGGCCGGTGACCACGACACGCATCGCGGCCGCCGAGCTCGGTGTCAGCATCGTCACCGCTCAGAACGGCATCGACAGACTGGTCGAAGCGGGAGTGCTCGAGCAGGCGGGCGGCGGCCAGAGGTATCGGCGCTGGGCTGCCCCCGAGGTGCTGCAGGCGCTCGACGCCTTCGCGGCCCGTGCCGCACGCGGGACGGGGCGCGTGGCTCCGAGCGCCTGA
- a CDS encoding amidase domain-containing protein — MTTQLTRRSLFTGALAATALALAGCATDSTSGSANGSASANGGGADAAAAGERVSVASVTPAVGALAGSTEVTVSGAGFRGDAAVASVQFGTEAATAFTVVDDTTITLTTPAAYNFAMGAVPVTVTLDDGSQVVADAAYSYEVQTPVDAQMQYAFTYWQHYNLAEWGEFPDNDCGNFVNQTMLQRGWVQNEDWYSDYVATGDYSYSWIRGNQMNDYYASRPDTTRFEFDDRSELKIGDVVMFDWDPQNDNGVDHTMMISKVTNNPDGTISIAMVGHTLDATYRDLDYAVTVEKPGGTAHFWSIA; from the coding sequence ATGACGACGCAGCTCACCCGAAGGTCCCTGTTCACCGGCGCACTCGCCGCGACGGCACTGGCTCTCGCGGGGTGCGCGACCGACTCCACGAGTGGCTCCGCGAACGGCTCGGCGTCGGCGAACGGTGGCGGTGCCGATGCCGCCGCCGCGGGCGAGCGGGTATCGGTGGCATCGGTGACGCCCGCCGTGGGAGCGCTCGCCGGGTCGACCGAGGTGACCGTGTCGGGGGCCGGGTTCCGGGGTGACGCGGCAGTCGCATCCGTTCAGTTCGGCACCGAGGCCGCGACCGCGTTCACCGTGGTCGACGACACCACGATCACGCTCACCACCCCCGCCGCCTACAACTTCGCGATGGGGGCCGTGCCGGTGACCGTCACGCTCGACGACGGGTCGCAGGTGGTGGCGGATGCTGCCTACAGCTACGAGGTGCAGACCCCGGTCGACGCGCAGATGCAGTACGCCTTCACCTACTGGCAGCACTACAACCTTGCCGAGTGGGGCGAGTTCCCCGACAACGACTGCGGCAACTTCGTGAACCAGACCATGCTGCAGCGCGGTTGGGTGCAGAACGAGGACTGGTACAGCGACTACGTGGCGACGGGCGACTACAGCTACAGCTGGATCCGCGGCAACCAGATGAACGACTACTACGCCTCCCGCCCCGACACCACGCGCTTCGAGTTCGACGACCGCTCGGAGCTCAAGATCGGCGACGTCGTGATGTTCGACTGGGATCCGCAGAACGACAACGGCGTCGACCACACCATGATGATCTCGAAGGTGACGAACAACCCCGACGGCACCATCTCGATCGCCATGGTCGGCCACACCCTCGACGCCACCTACCGCGACCTCGACTACGCCGTCACCGTCGAGAAGCCCGGCGGCACCGCCCACTTCTGGAGCATCGCGTAG
- a CDS encoding ABC transporter substrate-binding protein has product MKTSAALRRSVLFIAPAVALATLAGCASSASSDTSAAGEGEWSYTDATGTTVTLDHTPERIASYTDYALGLLSYGIDPVALFGRFDVASDTRFDEYDISDAAIVGNSYGEIDLEALAEAAPDLIVTGIYPTDREGTLNTDGPYYAFADVEQQEQLEKIAPVVAIEVGGKGLDVIEELAGLAEDLGADPATIAAAKEEFDAASAELTAAAAESDVEVTQMYADADGVYVTKPQDEPETELYSELGVTFTNLNPDGYYYWDIYSWENAGQMMTGDVLLVNNEGFQEAELLQQPTFASHPAIAAGQVHDGWVGAALDYHSQAQHMTELAGILRESKPLS; this is encoded by the coding sequence GTGAAAACATCAGCCGCACTCCGACGATCCGTTCTGTTCATCGCCCCCGCTGTGGCACTCGCCACGCTGGCAGGATGCGCATCCTCCGCCTCGAGCGACACCTCGGCAGCCGGCGAGGGCGAGTGGAGCTACACCGACGCCACCGGCACCACGGTCACCCTCGACCACACGCCCGAGCGCATCGCCAGCTACACCGACTACGCCCTCGGCCTCCTGAGCTACGGCATCGACCCGGTGGCCCTGTTCGGCCGCTTCGACGTGGCCTCCGACACCCGCTTCGACGAGTACGACATCTCCGACGCCGCCATCGTGGGCAACAGCTACGGCGAGATCGACCTCGAGGCACTCGCCGAGGCCGCCCCCGACCTCATCGTCACCGGCATCTACCCCACCGACCGCGAGGGCACCCTCAACACCGACGGCCCGTACTACGCCTTCGCTGACGTCGAGCAGCAGGAGCAGCTCGAGAAGATCGCCCCCGTCGTGGCGATCGAGGTGGGCGGCAAGGGTCTCGACGTGATTGAGGAGCTGGCCGGGCTCGCCGAAGACCTCGGTGCCGACCCCGCCACCATCGCCGCGGCGAAGGAGGAGTTCGACGCCGCCTCGGCCGAGCTCACCGCCGCGGCCGCAGAGAGCGACGTCGAGGTCACCCAGATGTACGCCGACGCCGACGGCGTCTACGTCACCAAGCCGCAGGACGAGCCGGAGACCGAGCTCTACAGCGAGCTGGGCGTGACCTTCACGAACCTCAACCCCGACGGCTACTACTACTGGGACATCTACAGCTGGGAGAACGCGGGCCAGATGATGACCGGCGACGTGCTGCTGGTGAACAACGAGGGCTTCCAGGAGGCCGAGCTGCTGCAGCAGCCCACCTTCGCCTCCCACCCGGCCATCGCGGCCGGCCAGGTGCACGACGGCTGGGTCGGCGCGGCTCTCGACTACCACTCCCAGGCGCAGCACATGACCGAGCTGGCCGGCATCCTGCGCGAGTCGAAGCCGCTCAGCTGA